tgtgtgtgtgtgtgtgtgtatgtatacaaacacacacacacacacacacacacacacacacacacacacacacacacacacacacacacacacacacatatatatatatatatatatatatatatatatatatatatatatatatacatatatatctatctgtctatctatatatatatatatatatatatatatatatatatatatatatatatcacacacacacacacacacacacacacacatatatataaatatatatatatatatatatatatatatatatatatatatatatacatacatatacacaacacttacacacacacacatatatacacacacacacgcacacacacacacacacacacacacacacacacacacacacacacacacacacacacacacacacacacacacacacacacacacacacacacacacacacacatatatatatatatatatatatatatatatatatatatatatatatatatatatatatatatatatatataaacatacacacacacacacacacacacacatacacacacacacacacacacatatacatacacacacacacacacacacacacacacacgcacacagatatatatatatatatatatatatatatatatatttatatatatatatatatatatatatacatatatatatatatatatatatatatatatatatttatatatacatacatataaacatacatacatacacacatatacatacattcatatatatatatatatatatatatatatatatatatatatatatatatatatatgtgtgtgtgtgtgtgtgtgtgtgtgtgtgtgtgtgtgtgtgtgtgtgtgtgtgtgtgtgtgtgtgtgtgtgtgtgtgtgtgtatttatataaataaataaataaataaatatatatatatatatatatatatatatatatatatatatttatatatatatatataacatatatatatatatatatatatatatatatatatatatatatatatatacatacatacatacatacatacacacacacgcgcatgcacacacaaccgacatacacacacaaatgatacacacttacacacacacacgtaaacgaaCACATAGACGCActctcatgcacatacacacataactctcacacagctgcacacacaaacacacacacataggtgcacaagtataaacacacacacacataggtgcacgcatacacacacaccacacataaacacacacacgcacaaatagacacagaaacacacccgcTTACACGAATACTTCCATGTgcacacgaacacaaaaacacacgcgcatataaatacacacacatacagatactcacagacacacacgcagaatcatacacacatacaatgacAGACgctcatatatacaaaaacacaaccacacaaatgcacacacatatagaatcagtaacacacaaacacacatatgcacatgaccAGATACAAACCAACATatgcacgtcacacacacacacacatacacgaagatTCATCCgtccacaacacacacgcacatatagaatCAGTAACaagcacacagatgcacacggcCAGACACAATCCAACACAtatgcacgacacacacacacacacatacacgaagatTCACCCGTCCACAACACACATGGCCAGCTCTCCTCGCTGGCCCTCGTTACCAAAGACTAGCCACCAGGTCGTGACAAGCCGCGCGGAAGAGTCGCGGAGCCATGGCGACGATCGAGGACCTTGCTCGCACGGCGCAGGCGGACGCCGACGAGGCTTATGAGGCCCTGATGCTCGGGTTCCAGGCGGCGGAGCGCGCGCTTCTTCCGCCGACCCTCGAGGAACTCGAGGAACTGATCTCCCGGGAGTGCGGCGACGCCCTGACATGGACCGCGGCACTGCCTTCCCTGGAGGACCTCGCTTTGCCTGCACAGGAGCCTTTCCTCTCAGCAGAAGAGCTGGAGGCGCTGCCCATGCCATACCTCAAGCAACTGTGTCTCCCGGAGTTGCCTTCTGTGTATCTGGAAGACAAGCCCGCGGCAGATCTGCCGATCCTCGAGGAACTGGTCTCCCCGGCAGCGACCGCGCCCTTGCCTTCCCAGGAGAATCCTAGCTCCTGGCTCACTCCCATGGGAATcgaatccttcccctccctcccctcccttttcctcccttctccatcttcccctccctcccccttctttcccctcccttcccccctcccttcccacggtCCTTCCCGAGAGGAGCTTCCTGTCCGTCAGGAGGCCTTCGAG
This is a stretch of genomic DNA from Penaeus vannamei isolate JL-2024 unplaced genomic scaffold, ASM4276789v1 unanchor1695, whole genome shotgun sequence. It encodes these proteins:
- the LOC138861152 gene encoding uncharacterized protein (The sequence of the model RefSeq protein was modified relative to this genomic sequence to represent the inferred CDS: added 222 bases not found in genome assembly), with amino-acid sequence MATIEDLARTAQADADEAYEALMLGFQAAERALLPPTLEELEELISRECGDALTWTAALPSLEDLALPAQEPFLSAEELEALPMPYLKQLCLPELPSVYLEDKPAADLPILEELVSPAATAPLPSQENPSSWLTPMGIESFPSLPSLFLPSPSSPPSPFFPLPSPLPSHGPSREELPVRQEAFEKPPQPTRRTDKVAISRDWPTELSAILDSSTESRMLRSDERTVLAEFCDAHHVPLLTIRQITTYLGVGDESLQLVVDASCRTFLRDGKAIKYARNLASFQAFLFEAKHMMAQAASTGCQHLVGVCLELMCLVAQWQQGSTSPPS